Proteins encoded by one window of Erysipelothrix rhusiopathiae:
- a CDS encoding helicase HerA-like domain-containing protein, whose product MLKENKIWIAQGEAPVYILPQMLNRHGLITGATGTGKTVTLKVLTEALSDLGVPTFLADIKGDVSGLASAGVDNPNVSSRVEKFGVDGFEYKGFPVTFWDIYGKGGIPVRTTISEMGPIMLSKLMDLNETQASVLSLVFKIADTQGLLLLDIKDLKAMLDYVYQNNKELAAQYGLMSTQTIGAVVRKVVFLEEQGADIFFGEPALDIQDWICTDSNGRGMINVLHSVELFRQPTLYATFLLWMLSELFETLPEVGDVEKPKMVFFFDEAHLLFKDVPKALVDRIELVVKLIRSKGVGVYFISQSPSDIPDRVLSQLGNRIQHALRAYTPGEQKQVRAAAQSFRTNPNFNTETAIMELGTGEAIISTLDEKGTPQIAERAFVLPPQSLMAEVDASMRMSMIHNSSFNQKYMESIDRFSAYESLAEKMTQAGIEEEQEKVNLELEKERLAFEKEKQKLEKEKEKLQNRKKTTTRHRQTPIEKGMNRTMSTIGNELGKAISRNIMGILTGKK is encoded by the coding sequence ATGTTAAAAGAAAATAAAATATGGATTGCACAGGGCGAAGCACCAGTGTATATTTTACCGCAGATGTTAAATCGTCATGGATTGATTACGGGTGCTACAGGTACTGGTAAGACGGTTACGTTGAAAGTTTTAACGGAAGCATTGAGTGACTTAGGTGTTCCTACGTTTTTAGCGGATATTAAAGGTGATGTGTCCGGACTTGCCTCCGCAGGAGTTGATAACCCTAATGTATCCAGCCGTGTTGAAAAGTTTGGCGTGGATGGATTTGAATATAAAGGGTTTCCTGTAACGTTTTGGGATATTTACGGTAAGGGTGGTATTCCCGTTCGTACTACGATTTCTGAAATGGGTCCTATTATGCTTTCAAAACTTATGGATCTTAATGAAACGCAAGCGAGTGTGTTATCTTTAGTTTTTAAAATTGCGGATACACAAGGCTTGTTGTTGCTGGATATTAAGGATTTAAAAGCGATGTTGGACTATGTTTACCAAAACAATAAGGAACTTGCTGCGCAATATGGTTTAATGTCTACACAGACAATAGGCGCAGTTGTTCGTAAAGTTGTTTTTTTGGAAGAACAAGGTGCAGATATTTTCTTTGGTGAACCTGCTTTAGATATCCAAGATTGGATTTGTACGGATTCAAATGGACGCGGTATGATTAATGTTCTTCATAGTGTTGAGTTGTTCCGCCAACCAACCCTTTACGCAACCTTTTTACTTTGGATGTTATCGGAACTTTTTGAAACATTACCTGAAGTTGGGGACGTAGAGAAACCAAAGATGGTGTTCTTCTTTGATGAAGCGCATCTTCTGTTTAAGGACGTTCCGAAAGCGTTAGTGGATCGAATTGAACTTGTTGTTAAGTTGATTCGTTCAAAAGGAGTGGGTGTGTATTTTATCTCCCAAAGTCCTTCAGACATCCCAGATCGCGTTTTAAGTCAGCTTGGGAACCGAATCCAACATGCACTTCGTGCATACACGCCTGGGGAACAAAAACAGGTAAGAGCTGCAGCTCAAAGTTTTAGAACTAATCCGAATTTCAATACTGAGACAGCGATTATGGAACTGGGTACGGGAGAAGCGATTATTTCAACGCTTGATGAAAAGGGAACACCACAAATTGCGGAACGTGCTTTCGTGTTGCCGCCGCAAAGTCTTATGGCTGAAGTGGATGCAAGCATGCGAATGTCAATGATTCATAACAGTAGTTTTAATCAAAAATATATGGAATCGATTGATCGATTTTCAGCGTATGAGTCACTAGCAGAAAAAATGACTCAAGCAGGGATTGAAGAGGAGCAGGAAAAAGTGAATTTAGAACTTGAAAAAGAACGTCTCGCATTCGAGAAAGAGAAACAAAAATTGGAAAAAGAAAAAGAAAAATTACAAAATCGTAAGAAGACCACAACAAGACATCGTCAGACACCAATTGAAAAAGGAATGAATCGAACGATGAGTACTATCGGGAATGAGTTAGGTAAAGCGATTTCAAGAAACATAATGGGAATCCTTACTGGGAAGAAATGA
- a CDS encoding PTS sugar transporter subunit IIB translates to MRKIILLCSAGMSTSILVTKMQEAAAAQGYDVEISAHAVSEAARVGADADIILLGPQVRFNLSTVQKQLPEKPIEVIDMRAYGTMNGEAVIAEVKKVLGDA, encoded by the coding sequence ATGAGAAAAATTATTTTATTATGTTCAGCAGGTATGTCAACAAGTATCCTTGTTACAAAAATGCAAGAAGCCGCTGCTGCACAAGGATATGACGTAGAAATATCAGCTCACGCTGTAAGTGAAGCCGCACGTGTTGGTGCTGATGCAGACATCATCCTACTAGGACCTCAAGTTCGTTTCAATTTAAGTACAGTTCAAAAACAATTACCAGAAAAACCAATTGAAGTTATCGATATGCGTGCATACGGTACTATGAACGGTGAAGCTGTCATTGCGGAAGTTAAAAAAGTACTTGGCGATGCTTAA
- a CDS encoding flavodoxin domain-containing protein: MKINIVYYSASGNTQMIADSIFEAVEDLGIEGSNDFVSDVTAESVIDADVLFLGSPAMNDENVEEYEFRPFFDELLPMLSGKRIVLFGSYDWGEGVWIENWEQEIVDAGGIVERKFAYQWEPTEEQLKEAYEETKTVLSM; encoded by the coding sequence ATGAAAATAAATATCGTGTATTATTCAGCTTCAGGGAATACGCAAATGATTGCGGATTCAATATTCGAAGCAGTTGAAGATTTGGGCATTGAAGGCAGTAATGATTTTGTATCAGATGTAACGGCTGAATCCGTTATTGACGCAGATGTATTATTTTTAGGATCGCCTGCTATGAATGACGAGAATGTTGAAGAATATGAGTTCAGACCGTTTTTTGATGAACTGCTTCCGATGCTTTCGGGAAAACGTATCGTTCTTTTTGGTTCATATGATTGGGGCGAAGGTGTTTGGATTGAAAATTGGGAACAAGAAATTGTGGATGCTGGTGGTATTGTGGAACGTAAATTTGCGTACCAATGGGAACCGACAGAAGAACAATTAAAAGAGGCGTATGAAGAAACGAAAACAGTGCTATCAATGTAA
- the coaD gene encoding pantetheine-phosphate adenylyltransferase — MKVMYPGSFDPITTGHIDLIERCAKMFDHVVVAIMVNEKKSGTFTMSERLEMAHECLSHLSNVEVVIGEGLTIDFAEKQACPILIRGIRAVMDYENELQLATSNRVLNETIETLFLVASPKYSYISSSVAREIARYGGDLKGFVPQSVATRLYQKYDIVV, encoded by the coding sequence ATGAAGGTTATGTATCCAGGATCTTTTGATCCCATCACAACAGGTCATATTGATTTAATCGAGCGTTGTGCAAAAATGTTTGATCACGTTGTTGTTGCTATTATGGTAAATGAAAAAAAATCTGGAACGTTTACGATGTCAGAACGTTTAGAAATGGCTCATGAGTGCTTAAGCCATCTTTCTAATGTTGAGGTTGTAATTGGTGAAGGACTCACAATTGATTTTGCGGAAAAACAAGCGTGTCCAATTCTTATTAGAGGAATTCGTGCAGTCATGGATTATGAAAATGAATTACAATTAGCGACTTCAAATCGTGTTTTAAATGAAACGATTGAGACTTTGTTTTTGGTTGCATCGCCTAAGTATTCATACATATCTTCAAGTGTAGCACGTGAGATAGCCCGTTATGGTGGTGATCTTAAAGGATTTGTTCCACAAAGTGTTGCAACGCGACTGTATCAAAAATATGATATTGTAGTTTAG
- the murJ gene encoding murein biosynthesis integral membrane protein MurJ, which produces MKKNAIVLILLMVFNKFFGIFRELLLAKYFGATAITDAYIIASSIPNSLFSFIATGITTSFIPIFSKIHKREGSDKAEAFTSNIINILLVVFIGVIILAEIFTEPLVRVFASGFNAETMALAVSFTRITLLAVFFQTILAVLQGYLQLKERFAAHGISYVIMNIVIVISIILSKGNSVYLLAYGVTLAIASQSFFIYLIAKRSGYKHQFKLKIRDEHIKIMLVMAVPVIIGSSIDQVNAIFDKTIASGVIEGGISIVNYSNKISDSIIGLFVSSIITVLFPAMAKFAANGDDEGLKNSISNTLIAVNMIVVPATLGMMVLSQPLVQLFFGRGAFTPEAVVLTSNVLIASCLGLIVNANAMILLRVFYSLGDTRRPVVYGAISVASNIVASLFFVQFMGLPGLTLGTSISKLVYFILIYYFLYKMIGDFNNKYIFKTVLKLIVSGSIMAAVVFFAYPFISPNFSLVTGLVLVVLIGILVYFVSVKLMKIEEFDQGIESVKGKFISKVKH; this is translated from the coding sequence ATGAAAAAGAACGCAATAGTTTTAATATTGCTGATGGTATTTAATAAATTCTTTGGAATTTTTAGAGAGTTGTTATTAGCGAAGTATTTTGGTGCAACAGCAATCACAGATGCTTACATTATTGCATCTTCAATTCCGAATTCGTTGTTTAGTTTCATTGCAACCGGGATTACAACTTCGTTTATTCCGATTTTTAGTAAGATTCATAAACGTGAGGGTAGCGATAAAGCGGAGGCGTTCACAAGCAATATCATTAATATCTTACTTGTGGTCTTTATTGGTGTTATTATATTGGCCGAGATCTTTACAGAACCTTTAGTACGGGTTTTTGCTTCAGGATTTAATGCTGAAACAATGGCATTGGCAGTATCATTTACACGCATCACATTACTCGCTGTGTTCTTTCAAACAATTTTAGCGGTATTGCAAGGATACCTCCAACTTAAAGAACGCTTTGCAGCTCATGGTATCAGTTATGTGATCATGAATATTGTAATTGTTATAAGTATTATTTTATCGAAAGGAAATTCTGTTTATCTGCTTGCATACGGGGTAACATTAGCGATTGCCAGCCAATCCTTCTTTATCTATCTGATTGCAAAGCGATCCGGTTATAAACATCAATTTAAATTAAAAATTCGTGATGAACATATTAAAATCATGCTTGTAATGGCGGTTCCGGTTATCATTGGGTCGTCAATTGATCAAGTTAATGCAATTTTTGATAAAACCATTGCTTCAGGTGTTATTGAAGGTGGGATTTCAATTGTGAATTACTCAAATAAAATTAGTGATTCAATAATTGGTCTTTTTGTAAGTTCCATTATTACGGTGCTTTTTCCAGCTATGGCAAAGTTTGCGGCCAATGGTGATGATGAGGGCTTAAAGAATTCGATTTCAAACACGCTTATTGCAGTGAATATGATTGTTGTTCCGGCAACACTTGGAATGATGGTGTTGTCACAACCTCTCGTTCAATTATTTTTTGGCCGGGGAGCTTTCACACCGGAAGCGGTTGTTTTAACGTCGAATGTATTAATAGCTTCATGTCTTGGTCTTATCGTGAATGCGAATGCGATGATTTTACTCCGCGTCTTTTATTCTTTGGGTGATACACGTCGACCTGTGGTTTATGGAGCAATTTCTGTTGCGTCAAACATTGTGGCGAGTTTATTCTTTGTTCAGTTTATGGGGCTTCCAGGATTAACACTGGGTACCAGTATTTCCAAACTCGTATACTTTATTCTAATCTATTATTTCTTGTATAAGATGATTGGCGATTTCAATAATAAGTATATTTTCAAAACTGTTTTAAAACTGATTGTTTCTGGATCGATTATGGCAGCGGTAGTTTTCTTCGCTTATCCATTTATTAGTCCTAACTTTAGTTTGGTAACGGGACTGGTTCTTGTCGTCTTGATTGGAATTCTTGTCTACTTCGTTTCTGTCAAGTTAATGAAAATTGAAGAATTTGATCAAGGGATTGAGAGCGTTAAAGGAAAATTTATAAGTAAGGTAAAACACTAA
- a CDS encoding ATP-binding cassette domain-containing protein, producing the protein MFNISLDVKTKQGRDLITSFSMSVNHGDRIGVVGEEGNGKSVFLKSLVNCPEMRNLKVSRALHPESIVFGYLGQELSSEERSQTILEFVLEGSWDRFGDFVPLFLSMVPMLTERDYDRCMTSLSGGECVRIQLLKLQLLAVDCYVLDEPTNNLDMNGLIWFEAWMDAQTIPIIFVSHDLETLRHSANRILHFEQLHRKSISKLTLFEGSYDEYIQSRDRSLSHHNQQVRFQKRFHAKQEAKWQKQYQKVGHQLQNVNRADPGLQKKMKNLKAQKNQRLKQETLIHRDQEVAIKIESVHQTTGPLKVVLTFDINQLFIKGRVIGTDYRYTLMSGEKVALVGPNGCGKTTLFNEIVQSLTGNVGVMHQDYHRNLDVKKNAIENCIDSSDKEARTAVRYALGGLNFTSDEMEIPVEFLSGGQKAKISLLKILRTKPDVLLLDEPTRNLSPFSLVAIYEMLEDYKGAVLCITHDRQLIDHVFEDVLEMTPKGFIKR; encoded by the coding sequence ATGTTTAACATAAGTCTAGATGTTAAGACGAAACAAGGACGTGATCTTATCACGTCTTTTTCTATGTCTGTAAATCATGGTGATCGTATTGGAGTTGTTGGAGAAGAAGGTAATGGTAAAAGTGTTTTTCTTAAATCGCTTGTAAACTGTCCTGAAATGAGGAATTTGAAAGTGAGTCGAGCTTTGCATCCGGAGTCGATTGTTTTCGGTTATTTAGGTCAAGAATTGAGTTCGGAAGAGCGGTCACAAACAATTCTTGAGTTTGTGTTGGAGGGCTCATGGGATCGTTTTGGGGACTTTGTACCGTTGTTTTTATCCATGGTACCGATGTTGACGGAACGCGATTATGATCGTTGCATGACGTCTTTAAGTGGTGGTGAGTGCGTTCGTATTCAATTATTAAAACTTCAGTTACTAGCTGTTGACTGTTATGTGTTGGATGAGCCAACAAACAATTTAGATATGAATGGTTTGATATGGTTTGAAGCATGGATGGATGCGCAGACTATACCTATAATTTTTGTTTCCCATGATCTTGAAACACTAAGGCATAGCGCAAACAGGATCCTTCATTTTGAACAATTACACCGTAAATCAATTTCAAAATTAACCTTGTTTGAAGGGTCTTATGATGAATACATTCAAAGTAGAGATCGATCTTTGTCCCATCATAACCAACAAGTTCGTTTTCAAAAGCGATTTCATGCAAAACAAGAAGCGAAGTGGCAGAAACAGTATCAAAAAGTAGGTCATCAACTTCAAAATGTAAATCGTGCAGATCCTGGACTACAAAAGAAAATGAAGAATCTAAAAGCACAAAAGAATCAACGCTTAAAGCAAGAAACACTGATCCACCGTGATCAAGAAGTGGCGATTAAGATTGAAAGTGTTCATCAAACAACAGGGCCTTTAAAAGTTGTGCTTACATTTGATATCAACCAATTGTTTATAAAGGGACGTGTGATTGGCACAGACTATCGCTATACGTTGATGTCGGGTGAGAAGGTTGCGCTTGTAGGTCCTAATGGCTGTGGTAAAACAACTTTATTCAATGAAATCGTTCAATCGCTAACAGGTAATGTTGGTGTTATGCATCAAGATTATCATCGAAATCTTGATGTTAAGAAAAATGCGATTGAAAACTGTATTGACTCGAGTGATAAGGAAGCGCGCACTGCCGTTCGTTACGCTTTAGGAGGTTTAAACTTTACTTCCGATGAGATGGAAATTCCGGTAGAATTTTTATCGGGAGGTCAAAAGGCGAAAATTTCGCTTTTGAAAATTTTACGGACGAAACCAGACGTATTATTGTTAGATGAACCAACTCGGAATCTTAGTCCGTTTTCTTTGGTGGCGATTTATGAAATGCTTGAGGACTATAAAGGAGCGGTATTGTGTATTACACATGACCGTCAACTTATCGATCATGTATTTGAAGATGTTCTTGAGATGACACCCAAGGGATTTATAAAACGTTAA
- a CDS encoding tryptophan transporter, protein MKIKNLTISTLFLTLGLVLHITVPGTVGLMKPDFMLAFFFFALFELQSFHEVAVISIVCGFLTAMTTSMPGGEIANVVDKLITGPLVFYSYQFLVNRISPKVTSCFISGMGTLISGVIFLSVVQALGGIQLPFQMFLFGIILPAMVVNSLLVLLVSKVLDRIKPKKEVNLRF, encoded by the coding sequence ATGAAAATCAAAAATTTAACCATATCAACCCTGTTTCTAACATTGGGTCTTGTATTACATATCACGGTCCCTGGAACCGTTGGTTTGATGAAGCCTGACTTTATGCTGGCTTTCTTTTTCTTTGCATTGTTTGAACTGCAATCATTTCATGAGGTTGCCGTGATTAGCATTGTCTGTGGTTTTTTAACTGCAATGACAACTTCAATGCCAGGTGGTGAAATCGCAAACGTGGTTGATAAATTAATTACCGGGCCACTCGTGTTTTACAGTTATCAGTTTCTTGTAAATCGAATTAGTCCAAAAGTAACCTCTTGTTTTATTTCAGGTATGGGTACACTCATATCGGGCGTGATATTCTTAAGCGTTGTGCAAGCCTTAGGTGGGATTCAACTGCCATTTCAAATGTTTCTATTTGGAATAATTCTTCCCGCAATGGTCGTAAATAGTCTGCTCGTATTACTTGTTTCGAAAGTGTTAGACCGGATTAAACCCAAAAAAGAAGTAAATCTTCGTTTTTAA
- a CDS encoding cyclase family protein: MKLIDLTQTFNEATGVFPGDTKTKFDLDACFEDDGYTNYSVTASLHTGTHVEVPMHLSSDERFISNFPIDRFIGRGVMIDVRNQKEIDYKPDYELLVNQGDVVVFYTGFDERRGEKVYFEDHPVFTEELAMFLVEKQIKMVGMDIPSPDLEPYYVHNILMDADIMILENLNNLDSLRYHKDFIISAVPLKIEAEASPVRAYAVLK, from the coding sequence ATGAAACTTATCGATTTAACACAAACATTTAATGAAGCAACTGGGGTTTTCCCAGGAGATACGAAAACGAAATTTGATCTGGATGCATGTTTTGAAGATGATGGTTATACAAACTACTCTGTAACTGCATCTCTACATACAGGAACCCATGTGGAAGTTCCAATGCATTTATCAAGTGACGAGCGATTTATCAGTAATTTCCCCATTGACCGCTTTATTGGTCGTGGAGTTATGATTGATGTTCGCAATCAAAAAGAAATTGATTATAAACCGGACTATGAGCTCTTGGTGAACCAAGGGGATGTGGTTGTGTTTTATACTGGATTTGATGAGCGCCGTGGTGAAAAGGTTTATTTTGAAGATCATCCGGTATTTACAGAGGAACTGGCAATGTTTCTTGTAGAAAAACAAATCAAAATGGTTGGGATGGACATTCCATCACCCGATTTAGAACCTTATTATGTTCACAACATTCTTATGGATGCGGATATTATGATTTTAGAAAATTTAAATAATTTGGATTCATTGCGCTACCATAAAGACTTTATTATTTCTGCAGTACCCCTAAAAATCGAAGCGGAAGCAAGTCCTGTTCGCGCATATGCAGTATTAAAATAA